In Neoarius graeffei isolate fNeoGra1 chromosome 17, fNeoGra1.pri, whole genome shotgun sequence, a single window of DNA contains:
- the foxn1 gene encoding forkhead box protein N1 isoform X1, translating into MEQYLRRAFARYKGCSYWGQMSTNPGSFSPAVSSSPPKSIQAALLESPSPQMPLTQCLKYSSAESSATSSKRDSVLYRLNSGAAECVRRHSVDGCFGELESESSKDKRFHPYGRQYSDGEVTGSSLYCCLRKSKLPEPFTPANTDTADVQEQNGWPSLSTTVQSSMFMGAEENIDQVQNRPEDPPSFTSSTHSAYSTLSSLHQQIPAEYSSGALELSSRYSYPSLSPQTSRDGSVQPQYPKPIYSYSILIFMALRNSRTGSLPVSEIYSFMTEHFPYFKTAPDGWKNSIRHNLSLNKCFEKVENKKGNSSRKGCLWALNPAKVEKMQEELQKWRRKDPVTVRRSMARPELLDQLLGDRPEKPRSLSAQLNNHTHTQFPRVSLPPSYTPTTHQRRPYYSHYNLPSQTVSQQLPYLPSNHPAFSFYPSIPQQPSTQLSPRTGSLDSPLPAHTPPSYSAALQASHSALGSMQELLMEGEMSNDIDTLNPSLTDLQLHGCLWEELRNDSLASDPLPLMDVSTTSDQLSPDHVGDCGKGCDTASSEAAQQECVSDLYFTGLCSSDFTNADSMSGLHSTTTNTPIALL; encoded by the exons ATGGAACAATATCTGAGGAGGGCATTCGCCAGATATAAG GGTTGCTCTTATTGGGGACAGATGTCTACAAATCCAGGGTCTTTCTCTCCTGCAGTCAGCAGCAGCCCACCCAAGAGTATTCAGGCTGCACTGCTGGAATCACCCAGTCCACAAATGCCTCTGACACAG TGTCTGAAATACAGCAGCGCAGAGAGCTCTGCTACAAGCTCTAAGAGAGACAGCGTCCTCTACAGGCTGAACAGTGGAGCTGCAGAGTGCGTCAGAAGGCACAGTGTGGATGGATGCTTTGGGGAGCTGGAGTCCGAATCAAGCAAGGACAAGCGATTTCACCCCTATGGGAGGCAGTACAGTGATGGAGAAGTCACTGGATCTTCACTGTACTGCTGCCTCAGGAAGAGTAAACTACCTGAACCTTTCACTCCAGCGAACACTGACACTGCAGATGTACAAGAGCAGAATGGCTGGCCTTCActcagcaccactgtacagtcctCTATGTTTATG GGAGCTGAAGAGAACATTGATCAGGTACAGAACCGGCCTGAGGATCCACCTAGTTTCACCTCATCTACCCACAGTGCATACAGcaccctcagttcactgcaccaaCAG aTTCCAGCTGAATACTCATCCGGAGCACTCGAACTCAGCTCACGCTATTCTTACCCAAGTCTCTCTCCACAAACCAGTCGAGATGGATCAGTCCAGCCGCAATACCCCAAACCCATCTACTCCTATAG CATTCTTATTTTCATGGCTCTGAGAAATAGCAGGACTGGCAGCCTGCCTGTGAGTGAGATCTACAGTTTCATGACAGAACACTTCCCCTACTTCAAG ACAGCACCTGATGGCTGGAAGAACTCCATCCGTCACAACCTCTCCTTGAACAAGTGCTTTGAGAAAGTTGAGAACAAGAAGGGGAACTCATCACGAAAGGGCTGCCTGTGGGCTCTCAACCCAGCCAAAGTGGAGAAGATGCAAGAAGAGCTGCAGAAGTGGAGGAGGAAGGATCCCGTGACAGTGCGAAGGAGCATGGCCAGACCAG AGTTATTAGATCAACTTCTAGGAGATAGACCAGAGAAGCCCAGGTCCCTGTCTGCCCAACTCAAcaatcacactcacactcagttcCCCAGAGTCAGTCTGCCTCCCTCATACACTCCAACTACTCACCAAAGAAGACCATACTACAGTCATTACAACTTACCATCACAAACTGTCTCCCAGCAGCTCCCATACCTGCCCTCGAATCACCCAGCCTTCTCATTCTACccctccatccctcagcagcccaGCACACAGTTGTCACCTAGGACTGGCAGCCTGGACTCACCCTTGCCTGCACACACACCGCCAAGCTACAGCGCTGCTCTACAGGCCAGCCACAGTGCTTTGGGAAGCATGCAGGAGCTCCTCATGGAGGGGGAGATGAGTAACGACATAGACACGCTCAATCCAAGCCTAACAGACCTGCAACTCCACG GTTGTCTCTGGGAAGAGCTCAGGAATGACAGTTTGGCTTCTGACCCACTGCCACTCATGGACGTGTCCACTACATCTGACCAGCTCAGCCCTGATCATGTCGGGGATTGTGGGAAGGGCTGTGACACAGCTAGTTCAGAAGCGGCACAGCAGGAGTGTGTTTCTGATCTCTATTTCACAGGACTGTGTTCAAGTGACTTCACCAACGCGGACAGCATGTCAGGTCTCCATTCCACCACGACAAACACTCCAATTGCCCTGCTTTGA
- the foxn1 gene encoding forkhead box protein N1 isoform X2: MSTNPGSFSPAVSSSPPKSIQAALLESPSPQMPLTQCLKYSSAESSATSSKRDSVLYRLNSGAAECVRRHSVDGCFGELESESSKDKRFHPYGRQYSDGEVTGSSLYCCLRKSKLPEPFTPANTDTADVQEQNGWPSLSTTVQSSMFMGAEENIDQVQNRPEDPPSFTSSTHSAYSTLSSLHQQIPAEYSSGALELSSRYSYPSLSPQTSRDGSVQPQYPKPIYSYSILIFMALRNSRTGSLPVSEIYSFMTEHFPYFKTAPDGWKNSIRHNLSLNKCFEKVENKKGNSSRKGCLWALNPAKVEKMQEELQKWRRKDPVTVRRSMARPELLDQLLGDRPEKPRSLSAQLNNHTHTQFPRVSLPPSYTPTTHQRRPYYSHYNLPSQTVSQQLPYLPSNHPAFSFYPSIPQQPSTQLSPRTGSLDSPLPAHTPPSYSAALQASHSALGSMQELLMEGEMSNDIDTLNPSLTDLQLHGCLWEELRNDSLASDPLPLMDVSTTSDQLSPDHVGDCGKGCDTASSEAAQQECVSDLYFTGLCSSDFTNADSMSGLHSTTTNTPIALL; this comes from the exons ATGTCTACAAATCCAGGGTCTTTCTCTCCTGCAGTCAGCAGCAGCCCACCCAAGAGTATTCAGGCTGCACTGCTGGAATCACCCAGTCCACAAATGCCTCTGACACAG TGTCTGAAATACAGCAGCGCAGAGAGCTCTGCTACAAGCTCTAAGAGAGACAGCGTCCTCTACAGGCTGAACAGTGGAGCTGCAGAGTGCGTCAGAAGGCACAGTGTGGATGGATGCTTTGGGGAGCTGGAGTCCGAATCAAGCAAGGACAAGCGATTTCACCCCTATGGGAGGCAGTACAGTGATGGAGAAGTCACTGGATCTTCACTGTACTGCTGCCTCAGGAAGAGTAAACTACCTGAACCTTTCACTCCAGCGAACACTGACACTGCAGATGTACAAGAGCAGAATGGCTGGCCTTCActcagcaccactgtacagtcctCTATGTTTATG GGAGCTGAAGAGAACATTGATCAGGTACAGAACCGGCCTGAGGATCCACCTAGTTTCACCTCATCTACCCACAGTGCATACAGcaccctcagttcactgcaccaaCAG aTTCCAGCTGAATACTCATCCGGAGCACTCGAACTCAGCTCACGCTATTCTTACCCAAGTCTCTCTCCACAAACCAGTCGAGATGGATCAGTCCAGCCGCAATACCCCAAACCCATCTACTCCTATAG CATTCTTATTTTCATGGCTCTGAGAAATAGCAGGACTGGCAGCCTGCCTGTGAGTGAGATCTACAGTTTCATGACAGAACACTTCCCCTACTTCAAG ACAGCACCTGATGGCTGGAAGAACTCCATCCGTCACAACCTCTCCTTGAACAAGTGCTTTGAGAAAGTTGAGAACAAGAAGGGGAACTCATCACGAAAGGGCTGCCTGTGGGCTCTCAACCCAGCCAAAGTGGAGAAGATGCAAGAAGAGCTGCAGAAGTGGAGGAGGAAGGATCCCGTGACAGTGCGAAGGAGCATGGCCAGACCAG AGTTATTAGATCAACTTCTAGGAGATAGACCAGAGAAGCCCAGGTCCCTGTCTGCCCAACTCAAcaatcacactcacactcagttcCCCAGAGTCAGTCTGCCTCCCTCATACACTCCAACTACTCACCAAAGAAGACCATACTACAGTCATTACAACTTACCATCACAAACTGTCTCCCAGCAGCTCCCATACCTGCCCTCGAATCACCCAGCCTTCTCATTCTACccctccatccctcagcagcccaGCACACAGTTGTCACCTAGGACTGGCAGCCTGGACTCACCCTTGCCTGCACACACACCGCCAAGCTACAGCGCTGCTCTACAGGCCAGCCACAGTGCTTTGGGAAGCATGCAGGAGCTCCTCATGGAGGGGGAGATGAGTAACGACATAGACACGCTCAATCCAAGCCTAACAGACCTGCAACTCCACG GTTGTCTCTGGGAAGAGCTCAGGAATGACAGTTTGGCTTCTGACCCACTGCCACTCATGGACGTGTCCACTACATCTGACCAGCTCAGCCCTGATCATGTCGGGGATTGTGGGAAGGGCTGTGACACAGCTAGTTCAGAAGCGGCACAGCAGGAGTGTGTTTCTGATCTCTATTTCACAGGACTGTGTTCAAGTGACTTCACCAACGCGGACAGCATGTCAGGTCTCCATTCCACCACGACAAACACTCCAATTGCCCTGCTTTGA
- the unc119a gene encoding protein unc-119 homolog A isoform X2: METGTVLFEITKPPVLEDNRKDLDPNAGRFVRYQFTPAFLRLRQVGATVEFTVGDIPINNFRMIERHYFRGRLLKSFDFEFGFCIPSSKNTCEHIYEFPPLSEELMKEMIQYPYETQSDSFYFVDNKLVMHNKADYSYSSGP, translated from the exons ATGGAAACAGGGACCGTTCTTTTTGAGATCACCAAGCCTCCTGTTCTGG AGGACAATAGAAAGGACCTTGACCCCAACGCTGGGCGCTTTGTACGCTACCAGTTCACTCCAGCATTTCTGCGGCTACGACAGGTCGGAGCGAC GGTGGAGTTCACCGTAGGGGACATTCCTATCAACAACTTCCGCATGATTGAGAGGCACTACTTCCGAGGACGGCTACTGAAGAGCTTCGACTTTGAGTTTGGGTTCTGTATTCCCAGCAGCAAGAACACCTGCGAGCACATCTATGAATTCCCTCCTCTGTCAGAGGAGCTCA TGAAGGAGATGATCCAATATCCATACGAGACCCAGTCAGACAGCTTCTACTTTGTGGACAACAAGCTGGTGATGCACAATAAAGCAGATTATTCTTACAGCAGTGGCCCATAG